Proteins from one Kineosporiaceae bacterium genomic window:
- a CDS encoding glutamate ABC transporter substrate-binding protein: MSRSLLARSAGLVAAGLALAGLAGCVTAPPTPAAAPSSAAASPAAPAAPVVCANATQSYTPAASSAYANVIKARGYLVVGVSADTRQLGAVDPNNPDVFAGFDIEMAKLVAAKLGVNVRFKVITTADRINQLKKEVADGGVDLVARAFTMNCARWRDVSFSAVYFLAHQGLMVPARSTLTSLAALPGKTVCAPVGSTSLDNIKAKVPSVKTRGVANHTDCLVLLQQGKVDAITGDDAILAGFKAQDPTTIVVDGIELSNEPYGLGVNAKYKDFAAYVNQVLAEARTSGAWQKAYDAYLKSSLGAGVQPEPSYGRPLS, from the coding sequence ATGAGCCGGTCTCTGCTCGCGCGCAGCGCAGGGCTGGTGGCGGCCGGGCTGGCCCTGGCCGGGCTGGCCGGGTGTGTCACGGCACCCCCCACGCCGGCTGCGGCGCCGTCCTCGGCTGCCGCCTCACCGGCGGCGCCGGCCGCGCCCGTGGTGTGCGCCAATGCCACGCAGTCCTACACCCCGGCCGCCTCCAGCGCCTACGCCAACGTGATCAAGGCGCGGGGCTACCTGGTGGTCGGGGTCTCGGCCGACACCCGTCAGCTCGGCGCCGTCGACCCGAACAATCCCGACGTCTTCGCGGGCTTCGACATCGAGATGGCCAAGCTGGTGGCCGCCAAGCTCGGCGTGAACGTGCGGTTCAAGGTGATCACCACGGCCGACCGGATCAATCAGTTGAAGAAGGAGGTTGCCGACGGCGGGGTCGACCTGGTTGCGCGGGCCTTCACCATGAACTGCGCCCGGTGGAGGGACGTCTCGTTCTCGGCGGTGTACTTCCTGGCGCATCAGGGGTTGATGGTGCCCGCGCGCTCGACGCTGACCTCGTTGGCCGCGCTGCCGGGCAAGACCGTCTGTGCCCCCGTGGGTTCCACCAGCCTGGACAACATCAAGGCCAAGGTGCCGTCCGTGAAGACCCGGGGCGTGGCCAACCACACCGACTGCCTGGTGCTACTGCAACAGGGCAAGGTCGATGCGATCACCGGGGACGACGCCATCCTCGCCGGGTTCAAGGCCCAGGACCCGACCACGATCGTGGTCGACGGCATCGAGCTCAGCAACGAGCCCTACGGTCTCGGCGTGAACGCCAAGTACAAGGACTTCGCCGCCTACGTCAACCAGGTGCTCGCCGAGGCCCGCACCAGCGGGGCGTGGCAGAAGGCGTACGACGCCTATCTGAAGAGTTCGCTGGGAGCCGGCGTCCAACCCGAGCCGAGTTACGGGCGGCCGCTGTCGTGA